A window of Reinekea marina contains these coding sequences:
- the rep gene encoding DNA helicase Rep, with protein MANRLNPRQKESVDYISGPLLVLAGAGSGKTSVITTKIAYLIEECGYLGRNIAAVTFTNKAAREMKARVMKLVSGKKAHGLIVSTFHNLGLNILRKEAEHLGLKSSFTLFDDHDSKALIKDIVLRTAPNAVDEVDYFRNTISLWKNDLIEANELVGKVDDAREVLAISVYEEYNRMLTAYNAVDFDDLIRLPTLLFLNHPEVLGKWQRRIRYLLVDEYQDTNISQYLLVKLIVGDQPRFTVVGDDDQSIYSWRGARPENLVKLQDDFPNLKLVKLEQNYRSTGLILKAANTVIDNNPHVFKKTLWSEMGFGDPIRIVRCPSDEAEAERVANEILHKRLVTKGSYSDFAVLYRGNHQARIMELKLQQNRIPYKINGGTSFFAKAEIKDVMSYLRLLINPDDDAAFLRIINTPRREIGAATLEKLNDYATVRGVSLAAASEELGLRQHLTPKAGERLERFSSWLSRTIKKLHTDENPVMVIRELITDINYEAWLRQDSQTDRQAEKRLANVHILIDGLQSMLERGNDEDDSDLAIEEAIGKLVLRDLMDRQEEDEVEDAVQLMTLHASKGLEFPYVYILGLEEELLPHRNSIESDDIEEERRLMYVGITRAKKNLTLTFAAKRKQFGELVDCTPSRFLDELPEEDVTWVGGKEEGGQTANKEQNAQTLSDLRALLNN; from the coding sequence ATGGCAAACCGCTTAAACCCGCGTCAAAAAGAATCCGTAGACTACATCAGTGGTCCATTATTGGTGTTGGCCGGTGCTGGCTCGGGTAAAACGTCGGTTATTACCACTAAAATCGCCTATTTGATTGAAGAATGCGGCTATTTGGGCCGAAATATCGCTGCAGTGACATTCACCAATAAAGCCGCACGCGAAATGAAAGCCCGCGTGATGAAGCTGGTCAGCGGTAAAAAGGCTCACGGTCTAATTGTGTCTACTTTTCACAACCTTGGTTTAAATATTTTACGTAAAGAAGCCGAGCACCTTGGCTTAAAAAGCTCCTTTACGCTTTTTGATGACCACGATTCAAAAGCCCTAATTAAAGATATTGTCTTGCGAACGGCACCAAATGCGGTTGATGAAGTAGATTATTTTCGAAACACCATCAGCCTCTGGAAAAACGATTTAATAGAAGCGAATGAATTGGTCGGCAAAGTAGACGATGCCCGCGAAGTGTTGGCTATCTCTGTGTATGAAGAATATAACCGCATGCTGACGGCCTATAACGCTGTTGATTTTGACGATTTAATTCGTTTGCCCACGCTATTATTTTTAAACCACCCAGAAGTATTGGGTAAATGGCAACGCCGAATTCGATATTTGTTAGTGGATGAGTATCAAGACACCAATATCTCTCAGTACTTGTTAGTCAAGCTCATTGTTGGCGACCAGCCTCGTTTCACCGTAGTTGGCGATGACGACCAATCTATTTACAGTTGGCGTGGTGCTCGCCCTGAAAACCTAGTCAAACTGCAAGATGACTTCCCCAATTTAAAGCTGGTAAAGCTGGAGCAAAATTATCGTTCAACAGGGCTTATCTTAAAGGCCGCTAACACGGTAATCGACAACAACCCACACGTATTTAAGAAGACTTTATGGAGCGAGATGGGCTTTGGCGACCCAATTCGTATTGTTCGCTGCCCTTCTGATGAGGCCGAAGCTGAACGAGTGGCCAATGAGATTCTCCATAAACGCTTAGTCACTAAAGGCAGTTACAGTGACTTTGCCGTACTCTATCGCGGCAACCATCAAGCTCGCATTATGGAACTAAAGCTTCAACAAAATCGCATTCCTTATAAAATAAATGGTGGTACTTCATTTTTTGCTAAGGCAGAAATTAAAGACGTCATGAGCTATCTGCGCCTTCTGATTAACCCTGATGATGACGCCGCTTTTTTGCGCATCATCAATACGCCGCGACGGGAGATCGGTGCAGCTACGTTAGAAAAGCTAAACGATTACGCTACGGTGCGAGGCGTAAGCTTAGCTGCGGCTTCTGAAGAACTTGGCCTGCGCCAACATTTAACACCGAAAGCGGGTGAACGTTTAGAGCGTTTCTCAAGTTGGTTAAGTCGCACCATCAAAAAACTGCACACCGATGAAAACCCAGTCATGGTGATCCGTGAACTGATTACAGACATCAATTACGAGGCATGGTTGCGTCAAGACAGTCAAACGGATCGCCAAGCTGAAAAACGCTTAGCCAATGTCCATATATTGATAGACGGCTTACAATCCATGTTAGAACGCGGCAATGATGAGGATGACTCAGACCTTGCCATCGAAGAAGCCATCGGCAAGTTAGTGTTGCGAGATTTAATGGATCGCCAAGAAGAAGATGAAGTTGAAGACGCGGTTCAGTTAATGACCCTTCACGCCTCTAAAGGGCTGGAGTTCCCTTATGTCTATATTCTCGGTTTAGAAGAGGAGCTGCTGCCACACAGAAACTCGATAGAAAGCGATGACATTGAAGAAGAGCGTCGACTCATGTACGTCGGCATTACTCGAGCCAAGAAAAACTTAACCCTAACCTTTGCGGCAAAGCGCAAACAATTTGGCGAGCTGGTTGATTGCACTCCCAGCCGATTTTTAGACGAGCTTCCTGAAGAGGACGTAACTTGGGTGGGTGGCAAAGAAGAAGGCGGCCAAACGGCTAATAAGGAGCAAAACGCTCAAACCTTATCCGATTTAAGAGCACTACTTAACAACTAA
- a CDS encoding TldD/PmbA family protein: MGTFELIQFDEDKLHELAITPLELSQAPKLPAGRYQVITGPGISGVIAHEAFGHTQEGDTWMKGRSIATRLREEGVRVGNDQATIMNNPALYQMDGMAAGSNGSYYFDHEGQLARPQAILDKGYLSTPMTDLTSANELEVARTANGKRESWRRPLMSRQTNTYFTPGDKSLGELISMVQDGFLAVHPFGGMEDPKGGSLTVGAAYFEEIKDGVLTGQKYLGPAGGHIEITDSVFDILDRIVAKTKVDADHQIPKTQLGGCGKYHKELVDAGVGGPYILWESVACG; the protein is encoded by the coding sequence ATGGGCACTTTTGAACTGATCCAGTTCGATGAAGATAAGTTACATGAACTGGCGATTACACCTTTGGAGTTATCTCAAGCTCCCAAGTTACCCGCCGGCCGCTATCAAGTAATTACGGGTCCGGGTATATCGGGAGTGATCGCTCACGAAGCCTTTGGTCACACCCAAGAAGGCGATACGTGGATGAAAGGCCGTAGTATTGCTACTCGATTGCGAGAAGAAGGCGTTCGAGTGGGAAATGACCAAGCCACCATTATGAATAATCCCGCCTTATATCAAATGGATGGAATGGCCGCGGGTTCAAATGGCAGCTATTACTTTGACCATGAAGGCCAGTTAGCTCGTCCACAAGCCATTTTAGATAAAGGCTATTTATCGACGCCGATGACAGATCTAACTTCAGCTAATGAGTTAGAGGTGGCTCGAACAGCCAATGGCAAGCGCGAGAGTTGGCGTCGTCCGTTGATGTCACGCCAAACCAATACCTATTTCACCCCCGGTGATAAATCGCTAGGTGAATTGATCAGTATGGTGCAAGATGGCTTTTTGGCGGTGCACCCGTTCGGTGGAATGGAAGATCCAAAAGGTGGTAGCTTAACAGTAGGGGCGGCCTATTTTGAAGAAATCAAAGACGGTGTCTTAACGGGTCAAAAATACCTCGGTCCGGCCGGTGGACATATTGAAATTACCGACTCCGTTTTTGATATTTTAGACCGCATCGTCGCAAAAACAAAAGTAGATGCGGACCATCAAATACCAAAGACGCAATTAGGTGGCTGTGGTAAATATCACAAAGAGTTAGTCGATGCAGGTGTCGGCGGTCCATATATACTTTGGGAAAGTGTCGCCTGTGGGTAG
- a CDS encoding EAL domain-containing protein, translating into MSFNYSNWMRSSANLATISVLLLGTLLAFGGMLWDFKRTHTEYAAEIFKEIAATAIEIEITLNNLNSNGFNDCSPKTLLAMRQALFVAASIKDIGYLKNFELVCTTGIGVLDNPYPSSLPSFVTEKGFEIWVDQPLVMFDKKYNALIAKKGDFNAVYDLAVLAAIAPKDFRWQLIYHGNNRPNHLAGEEGLYQNKHGLKGFDFSLITQYSEHCIPQSSNYCVALTSNYQTFFSIYSKLMLISFFLILIVSFRVHTFVLLAYKKFYSTRAIVTRAIRKDQFFSLYQPIVDLNSGEIIGCEALARFKDRRMAIYPDQFIPVVRELELSWLFTEQIIKKALLDLGAQSELPANFKINFNLFPSDISSGRIQKVIDIHEVKNSRFNIEFEITEDEKLEESEAISQLAWLKDQGFTIAVDDFGTGYSSLNQVKSMHCNVLKIDRSFVMDMEEGSIKSSLIPHIIKIANDLNLKVVAEGIENVMQENELRELGVEFGQGWGFGKPMTAKDLAELCKTKHNVND; encoded by the coding sequence ATGAGTTTTAACTATTCAAATTGGATGCGTTCAAGCGCCAATTTAGCCACGATCAGCGTACTACTCTTAGGCACCTTATTAGCTTTTGGGGGCATGCTTTGGGATTTTAAACGCACTCACACTGAATATGCGGCCGAAATTTTTAAAGAGATCGCGGCAACAGCCATTGAAATAGAAATTACCTTAAACAATTTGAACTCGAATGGTTTTAATGATTGCTCGCCTAAAACTTTATTAGCCATGCGCCAGGCCTTATTCGTTGCTGCCTCAATCAAAGATATAGGCTACTTAAAGAATTTCGAATTAGTATGTACTACAGGTATTGGTGTACTTGATAATCCTTATCCTTCCTCGTTACCAAGCTTTGTCACTGAGAAGGGGTTCGAGATTTGGGTTGATCAACCCTTAGTAATGTTCGATAAAAAATACAATGCACTTATTGCTAAGAAGGGTGACTTTAACGCGGTTTATGATTTAGCCGTTCTTGCAGCCATTGCACCTAAAGACTTTCGTTGGCAGCTAATTTATCATGGTAATAATCGGCCCAATCATTTGGCCGGTGAAGAGGGACTTTATCAAAATAAACATGGTTTGAAAGGTTTTGACTTTTCTTTAATCACCCAGTATTCAGAGCACTGTATACCGCAATCTTCTAACTATTGCGTTGCTTTAACATCGAATTATCAGACTTTTTTCTCCATTTATTCTAAGTTAATGCTGATCAGTTTTTTTCTAATACTGATTGTTTCGTTTCGCGTTCATACCTTCGTATTATTGGCGTATAAAAAGTTTTATTCGACTCGCGCCATTGTTACTCGAGCCATACGAAAAGATCAATTTTTTAGCCTTTATCAACCTATTGTCGATTTAAATTCGGGCGAGATTATTGGGTGCGAGGCATTGGCGCGCTTTAAAGATAGACGTATGGCGATTTACCCCGATCAATTCATACCCGTAGTACGAGAATTAGAACTTTCTTGGCTCTTTACTGAACAAATCATCAAAAAAGCGCTTCTAGATTTAGGGGCGCAATCTGAGCTACCAGCCAACTTCAAAATCAATTTTAATTTGTTTCCAAGTGACATATCGTCCGGGCGAATTCAAAAAGTGATAGACATTCACGAAGTTAAAAACTCTCGATTTAATATTGAATTTGAAATAACTGAAGATGAGAAGCTTGAAGAATCAGAAGCCATCAGCCAGCTTGCTTGGTTAAAGGACCAAGGCTTTACCATTGCAGTAGACGATTTTGGCACCGGCTATTCCAGCCTCAATCAAGTTAAAAGCATGCACTGTAATGTTTTAAAAATTGATCGTAGTTTTGTGATGGATATGGAGGAAGGCAGTATTAAATCCTCCTTAATTCCTCACATCATAAAAATTGCCAATGATCTTAATTTGAAAGTTGTTGCAGAAGGCATCGAAAACGTGATGCAAGAAAATGAACTGCGAGAGCTCGGCGTAGAATTTGGTCAAGGTTGGGGCTTTGGTAAGCCTATGACGGCTAAAGACTTAGCAGAACTCTGTAAAACTAAACACAACGTTAATGATTAA
- a CDS encoding mechanosensitive ion channel family protein encodes MKVLSIEFLLNFYNSSMAANSELVQLLMVLSLWPIAWLMAIFSSRLINKLKQSKSGFVSQIYDFLGHSSILFSWFFLIIFLIYGLEAYKQPTKIVQLCQSLILLLIVVKYSFTFIKTKAFARVLLYTIAPLILLDAFNALTPLTTALDAYDLNLGNFHISLFDIIRVIYFGGLLFWLGKESSRIGKQVIRNQSGVDSSTREVIAKLFEVALYVFMFLILLNVLGINLTTLAVFGGAIGVGIGFGLQSIASNFISGLIILLDRSLSIGDYIEFEDGRSGTIRELNLRAITLETFDGKDIVVPNDVFSTETFINWTHKNDRQRYSIDYSVAYHTDLDQLFPLIKDMLCAHPKVLSGSDYSFEEQPDVEISGFGDNGIDLHIEFWMEAIDDGEHRVGGDLLYELWKLMNKHGFEFPFPQREVRLLKDKPNDSAASSFREPSN; translated from the coding sequence GTGAAGGTGTTGAGCATAGAGTTCCTTTTAAATTTTTATAACAGCAGCATGGCAGCGAACAGTGAACTTGTTCAATTGTTAATGGTGCTGTCATTGTGGCCAATTGCATGGTTGATGGCCATTTTTTCATCACGGCTCATCAACAAGCTGAAACAATCCAAATCGGGGTTTGTGTCGCAAATTTATGATTTTTTAGGCCACTCTTCAATTTTATTTTCTTGGTTTTTCTTAATCATCTTTCTGATCTATGGGCTAGAAGCTTACAAGCAGCCAACAAAAATTGTGCAGCTTTGTCAGTCGCTCATTCTGTTACTCATAGTGGTTAAATACAGCTTTACGTTTATCAAAACTAAGGCGTTTGCTCGGGTATTGTTGTACACCATCGCACCTCTGATTCTATTAGATGCCTTTAATGCATTAACACCCTTAACAACAGCGCTCGATGCCTATGATTTGAATCTTGGCAATTTCCATATATCCCTTTTTGATATCATTCGAGTGATCTATTTCGGGGGATTACTTTTTTGGTTGGGTAAAGAATCTAGCCGAATAGGTAAACAGGTTATTCGCAACCAATCGGGTGTCGATTCCAGCACACGTGAAGTCATTGCTAAGTTATTTGAAGTAGCCTTGTACGTGTTTATGTTCTTAATACTGCTTAACGTATTGGGCATTAACCTAACCACCTTAGCCGTTTTTGGTGGCGCAATAGGTGTAGGTATTGGCTTTGGCCTACAGTCGATCGCGTCAAACTTCATTTCAGGTTTAATTATTTTATTGGATCGATCGTTATCGATAGGCGATTACATTGAATTTGAAGACGGCCGTTCAGGCACCATTCGTGAGCTCAACTTACGCGCCATCACGCTTGAGACTTTTGATGGGAAAGACATCGTGGTTCCAAATGATGTGTTCTCGACAGAAACCTTCATTAATTGGACTCATAAAAACGATCGTCAACGCTACTCCATAGATTACAGTGTGGCCTACCATACAGATCTCGATCAGCTGTTTCCTTTAATTAAAGACATGTTGTGCGCTCACCCAAAAGTATTGTCGGGAAGTGACTATAGTTTCGAGGAACAACCCGATGTTGAAATCTCAGGGTTTGGTGATAACGGCATAGATTTGCATATTGAGTTTTGGATGGAAGCCATCGACGATGGTGAGCATCGAGTAGGGGGAGATTTACTGTACGAACTTTGGAAATTAATGAACAAGCACGGGTTCGAATTTCCATTCCCGCAACGCGAAGTGCGGTTGCTCAAAGATAAACCTAATGATTCAGCCGCCTCCTCGTTTAGAGAGCCTTCAAACTAG
- a CDS encoding glycerol-3-phosphate dehydrogenase/oxidase has protein sequence MSAKAPYQPWSRAEQLAQIANNEFDVLIIGAGASGAGVFLDALSRGLSAAIIDKQDFMAGTSSRSTKLVHGGVRYLEQAVKELNIGKYQLVKEALSERKRMLNMAPHLAWPLNLVTPVKGFIALPYFRIGLGVYDFLSGSEKIGPSKIESKATLSQICPDLDTQSLSGGVSYFDGQFDDARFGVSMIRTGIEMGGNAANYIDVLELKKTDGRVSGARCKNLKSQEQFEVNAKVVINTTGPWTDKLRAMADPDYKKLMTVSSGVHVLVDRELLPQGRGILVPETPDGRVLFILPWLGKTLIGTTDDPATLSEEPGVSDVEIDYVLETANAWLSKPIVRSEITSVWSGLRPLVSDPDAQSTASISRDHVVLDDNGLISLTGGKWTTWRRMAEDCMDHVVKNNLISARPCATYQLKLVGAQDNADAAKRALAHLPNDIQQHLWQAYGDRAPQVIFRGGEERLVEGQPYIKAEIDWALQYEGAVTADDVLNRRLRVAMLDTKVAEQIRSQIESLLAA, from the coding sequence ATGTCGGCAAAAGCACCATATCAGCCTTGGTCTCGGGCTGAGCAATTGGCTCAAATCGCCAACAATGAGTTCGATGTATTAATCATTGGTGCTGGAGCCAGTGGTGCTGGCGTATTTTTAGATGCGCTCAGTCGTGGTCTCAGTGCGGCTATCATAGATAAGCAAGACTTTATGGCGGGTACCTCAAGCCGTTCAACTAAGTTGGTGCATGGTGGCGTTCGTTACTTAGAGCAAGCGGTAAAAGAACTGAACATCGGTAAATATCAGTTAGTTAAAGAGGCCTTAAGTGAGCGTAAGCGGATGCTGAATATGGCGCCGCATTTAGCGTGGCCATTAAACTTAGTAACGCCGGTTAAAGGTTTCATTGCGTTGCCATATTTCCGAATTGGCTTAGGGGTATACGACTTTTTATCGGGCAGCGAAAAGATCGGGCCGTCAAAAATAGAAAGCAAAGCCACGTTAAGCCAAATTTGTCCCGATTTAGATACCCAATCTTTATCTGGCGGGGTGAGTTACTTCGATGGTCAATTCGACGATGCGCGTTTTGGTGTTTCTATGATAAGAACTGGCATCGAAATGGGCGGAAATGCCGCAAACTATATTGATGTGCTCGAGTTGAAAAAGACCGATGGACGAGTTTCAGGCGCCCGTTGTAAAAACCTAAAGAGCCAAGAACAATTTGAGGTCAACGCAAAGGTTGTTATTAACACTACAGGCCCTTGGACAGATAAGCTAAGAGCTATGGCAGACCCCGACTATAAAAAATTGATGACAGTGTCCAGTGGCGTGCATGTTCTTGTTGATCGTGAATTATTACCGCAAGGCCGGGGTATCTTAGTCCCTGAAACGCCCGATGGACGAGTGCTGTTTATATTGCCATGGCTTGGTAAAACTCTTATTGGCACCACCGATGACCCTGCAACCTTATCCGAAGAACCCGGGGTAAGTGACGTTGAAATAGACTATGTGTTAGAAACGGCAAACGCATGGCTGAGTAAGCCCATCGTGCGCAGTGAAATTACCTCGGTTTGGTCAGGCTTGCGGCCGTTAGTATCAGACCCAGATGCACAATCCACGGCATCGATCAGTCGAGACCATGTCGTGTTAGACGATAACGGTCTGATCAGTTTAACGGGCGGCAAGTGGACAACTTGGCGGCGCATGGCAGAAGATTGTATGGACCATGTCGTAAAAAATAACTTAATCAGTGCGCGGCCTTGCGCAACTTATCAACTTAAGCTGGTCGGCGCACAAGACAACGCCGATGCCGCAAAACGTGCGTTGGCTCACTTGCCAAATGACATACAGCAACACCTTTGGCAGGCCTACGGGGATCGAGCCCCGCAAGTTATCTTTCGCGGTGGCGAAGAGCGCTTAGTTGAAGGCCAGCCTTACATCAAAGCCGAAATTGATTGGGCTTTGCAGTATGAAGGCGCGGTTACCGCAGATGATGTGCTTAATCGGCGATTAAGAGTTGCCATGCTAGATACCAAAGTGGCCGAGCAAATTCGATCACAGATTGAGAGTTTGCTAGCGGCCTAA
- a CDS encoding metallopeptidase TldD-related protein: MNWSEDSNYNQIERQIERLTDQHKDLMGWAINAKATQSVQSLMMAKKRNEMRVYQSRDVDDTSYKVTLYVTGEEGAKTGASTATIQPADAVESQLLQILANARLAMNAAYPLAEKPDQEYPNVESSCPEISANIVESHQSMVKRIEAHVASLTNVQVNSAELYSNVHYHGLKTSTGIEAQKTTTDVYFEVAMERVPGPNLQEVLKYWHFVGVGDANLEERLDAVAEETQLTTGALMPPARTSATILVDSYAISKFVSAIATQLSGEAEYAQGPHLKPNDQLTISDRDEQSDTLTITIDPTLAQMAKSTAYTEEGLVAQKADVIVNNEVKHQLLNTRFAHILGKEPNGIYGNLVVPAGSATRESLLESKEEVIEVLDFSSLLVNPTSLTWSSEIKLGRLYQQGKPVKTLKGGIVSGNIRESLAGFKFSRDLTRRNTAGGYFEPAGGYLGPEHMLMWKGISIAGESEQEAV, from the coding sequence ATGAATTGGTCGGAAGATTCAAACTACAACCAAATAGAACGACAAATAGAGCGGTTAACAGATCAGCATAAAGACTTAATGGGTTGGGCTATTAACGCTAAAGCCACACAATCGGTTCAAAGCCTAATGATGGCAAAAAAGCGTAATGAAATGCGGGTTTACCAATCCCGTGATGTTGACGATACCAGCTACAAAGTTACGCTTTATGTCACCGGAGAAGAGGGGGCAAAAACGGGTGCGTCCACGGCAACGATTCAACCGGCCGATGCGGTTGAGTCACAGCTTTTGCAAATTCTGGCGAATGCTCGTTTAGCGATGAACGCAGCCTACCCATTGGCCGAAAAACCAGACCAAGAATACCCCAATGTAGAGTCTTCTTGTCCGGAAATCAGTGCTAACATTGTCGAATCTCACCAGTCTATGGTGAAGCGAATTGAAGCGCACGTTGCAAGCTTGACTAATGTTCAGGTCAACAGTGCTGAGCTTTATTCTAACGTTCACTATCATGGCTTAAAAACCTCGACAGGTATCGAAGCGCAAAAAACCACCACCGATGTTTATTTTGAAGTGGCCATGGAACGAGTGCCGGGTCCAAACCTTCAAGAAGTTTTAAAGTATTGGCACTTTGTGGGCGTGGGAGATGCTAACCTAGAAGAGCGACTAGACGCCGTTGCTGAAGAAACCCAATTAACGACCGGGGCGTTGATGCCGCCCGCCCGTACCAGTGCGACAATACTAGTAGACAGCTACGCCATCAGTAAATTTGTTAGCGCAATCGCCACCCAATTGAGTGGAGAGGCCGAGTATGCTCAAGGTCCTCACTTAAAGCCGAACGATCAATTAACGATTTCCGATCGTGATGAACAGTCTGATACGTTGACGATAACCATCGACCCTACCTTAGCGCAGATGGCCAAATCTACGGCTTATACTGAAGAAGGCTTAGTTGCTCAGAAAGCGGATGTCATTGTTAATAACGAAGTAAAGCATCAACTACTCAATACCCGCTTTGCCCATATACTGGGAAAAGAACCGAATGGAATATATGGCAACCTAGTTGTGCCTGCGGGTTCAGCCACTCGTGAGTCGCTCTTGGAGAGTAAGGAGGAAGTTATAGAGGTATTGGACTTCTCTTCCTTATTGGTTAATCCGACTTCTTTAACGTGGAGCAGCGAAATAAAGCTAGGGCGGTTGTATCAACAGGGCAAGCCCGTAAAAACGTTAAAAGGTGGCATAGTTTCGGGCAATATACGTGAGTCTTTGGCAGGGTTTAAGTTCAGCCGTGACCTCACTCGACGTAACACCGCAGGGGGGTATTTCGAACCCGCGGGAGGTTATTTAGGGCCAGAGCATATGTTAATGTGGAAAGGCATCAGTATTGCGGGTGAATCCGAACAGGAGGCAGTATGA
- a CDS encoding c-type cytochrome, producing MKKLLLLAAASLFAATTFAADIEAGKAKAAVCAGCHGANGISAIPTYPNLAGQKAAYLVSSMKAYKAQERTGGQAPVMYGMVAALSDADIENLAAYFESLGN from the coding sequence ATGAAAAAATTATTGTTATTAGCAGCCGCGAGCTTATTTGCAGCCACCACTTTTGCCGCTGATATCGAAGCGGGAAAAGCCAAAGCCGCGGTATGTGCAGGTTGTCATGGTGCTAACGGCATTTCTGCTATTCCTACTTATCCAAACCTTGCTGGGCAAAAAGCAGCCTACTTAGTGTCTTCTATGAAAGCTTACAAAGCGCAAGAACGCACCGGCGGCCAGGCACCTGTTATGTACGGCATGGTTGCAGCCTTGTCTGATGCAGACATTGAAAACTTAGCCGCTTATTTTGAAAGCCTAGGTAATTAA
- a CDS encoding TraB/GumN family protein, which translates to MRSIFTAFLLVLTTAHAASIWHVTGDQEYYLFGTIHVMKPESYPLPKVYEEAFSQCDQLWLEIDQKEMEDTALLLEAQKMMLLPAGEILDQQVSENSLNQMKELAEIAGINLGLFQGLKPWAAVNVLTLTVMQMQGFDVERGLDEHLAGWAERDGIPTQGFESLLWQMRMLDNLGTTYTEEFIEFSTNEMDNVEQLVEQLVSYWQQGDVESLYQQAAFENYREIEQAMLTDRNNNWMGILTNSPQQNSTVCVAVGALHMAGEFGLIEQFKQKGFQVKRLN; encoded by the coding sequence ATGCGCTCTATCTTTACCGCTTTTCTATTGGTACTTACTACGGCCCATGCCGCTTCTATTTGGCATGTAACAGGAGACCAAGAGTACTATCTGTTTGGCACCATTCATGTCATGAAACCAGAATCTTACCCACTCCCCAAGGTATATGAGGAAGCCTTCTCTCAATGCGATCAGCTGTGGTTAGAAATCGACCAAAAGGAAATGGAAGACACCGCGTTGCTTTTAGAAGCGCAAAAAATGATGCTATTGCCCGCCGGTGAAATATTAGACCAACAGGTGTCTGAAAACAGTCTTAACCAAATGAAAGAGTTAGCCGAAATAGCGGGCATAAACTTAGGGCTTTTTCAAGGGTTGAAGCCTTGGGCTGCGGTCAATGTTTTAACGCTTACGGTCATGCAGATGCAAGGGTTTGATGTCGAACGAGGGTTAGACGAACACCTAGCAGGCTGGGCAGAACGTGATGGCATACCGACGCAAGGGTTTGAATCATTGTTGTGGCAAATGCGTATGCTTGATAATCTTGGTACGACATACACCGAAGAGTTCATAGAATTTTCAACCAATGAAATGGACAACGTTGAACAATTAGTCGAGCAACTTGTTTCCTATTGGCAGCAGGGCGATGTCGAAAGCTTATACCAGCAAGCCGCGTTCGAAAACTACCGTGAGATCGAACAAGCCATGCTTACCGATCGTAATAATAATTGGATGGGCATACTGACAAACTCACCACAACAAAACAGTACGGTTTGCGTTGCCGTAGGTGCCTTACACATGGCGGGTGAGTTTGGCTTGATCGAACAATTTAAACAAAAAGGCTTCCAGGTTAAACGGCTTAATTGA
- a CDS encoding CvfB family protein, whose protein sequence is MAQIGKYNTLPVVSKADFGVYLDAGPLDTVLLPKRQVPEGCEVGDEISVFIYHDSEDRLIATTAKAKAQVNECACLEVKDVTKFGAFLDWGLDKDLLVPSNQMRKPMEVGERHVVYLYLDDFTDRVAATAKLSNFLREETTNYQKNDRVSLMVVNRTNIGYKVIIDQLYLGVIFNDDVLKPLKPGQKLMGYIKNVRSDNKLDVQMQLQGHEARVDIGDRILQRLAEHDGCLLLSDKSSPDDIYAHFQVSKGNFKKAIGRLYKQKQIIIEPDRILLP, encoded by the coding sequence ATGGCGCAAATAGGTAAATACAATACTCTTCCGGTGGTAAGCAAAGCTGATTTTGGCGTTTATTTAGATGCGGGTCCGCTAGACACCGTGTTATTGCCAAAGCGACAAGTACCCGAAGGCTGCGAAGTGGGCGATGAAATTAGCGTTTTTATCTATCACGATTCTGAAGATCGACTCATTGCAACAACCGCTAAAGCAAAAGCCCAAGTCAATGAATGCGCCTGCTTAGAAGTTAAGGATGTCACCAAATTTGGGGCATTTTTAGACTGGGGCTTAGATAAAGACTTACTGGTACCGAGCAACCAAATGCGTAAACCCATGGAAGTAGGTGAACGCCATGTGGTGTATTTGTACTTAGATGATTTTACTGATCGAGTTGCCGCTACGGCAAAACTCAGTAACTTCTTGCGTGAAGAAACCACCAATTATCAAAAGAACGATCGCGTCAGTTTAATGGTCGTTAATCGCACAAACATCGGCTACAAGGTCATTATTGATCAACTTTATTTGGGTGTAATCTTTAATGATGATGTTTTAAAGCCACTCAAACCTGGCCAAAAGTTAATGGGTTACATTAAGAATGTGCGCAGTGATAATAAACTCGATGTGCAAATGCAACTGCAAGGCCATGAAGCACGTGTTGATATTGGCGATCGTATTTTACAGCGCTTAGCAGAGCATGATGGTTGCTTATTACTGTCCGATAAAAGCTCGCCCGATGATATTTATGCCCACTTTCAAGTCAGCAAAGGCAATTTCAAAAAAGCCATTGGCCGCTTATATAAACAGAAGCAAATCATCATAGAGCCAGACCGAATTTTACTGCCGTAA